In Janthinobacterium sp. 67, a genomic segment contains:
- a CDS encoding allantoate amidohydrolase codes for MTTLSDLNAGSPADFIARLHGIYEHSPWIAQRAAAARPFASLTALKTELQRVLAQASPEEQLGLIRAHPELAGKAAIAGQLTAESTREQAKSGLNLCSADEFATLQRLNSDYNAKFGFPFILAVKGPTGEGLTRQDIISTFARRLKNRHADELAESLRQIKRIAELRLNELFDVRLDFGPTIMQQAETLAGWSDSDYNLTCAYLTPAHQKTAAQLADWMREAGMQVHVDAVGNVVGRYLSDTPGAKTLMTGSHYDTVRNGGKYDGRLGIVLPIAVVRHLHERGEKLPFHFEVVGFAEEEGVRFKSTFLGSTAVTGKFDVSLLEQRDTDGVSMRDALAAAGHEAGAIGAIARDPADLLGYVEVHIEQGPVLLERDLPLGIVTAIAGSSRYLVNLGGVASHAGTTPMTMRKDAASAAAEIILLVEQRCRQGEALVGTVGQLHVPNGSVNVIAGACTLSLDIRAAVDAVRQSAVDDILDGIASICARRQIDYQLELLLSARAAPCAPWLMAQLAQAVESVGIEPYALLSGAGHDAMAMAAITDVAMLFTRCGNGGISHNPLETMTADDADIAARALLAFLRNFQPKP; via the coding sequence CTGCATGGCATCTACGAACATTCGCCCTGGATCGCCCAGCGCGCGGCCGCCGCCCGGCCGTTTGCCAGCCTGACGGCACTCAAGACGGAGCTGCAGCGCGTGCTGGCGCAAGCCTCGCCCGAAGAGCAGCTGGGGCTGATACGCGCCCACCCCGAGCTGGCCGGCAAGGCCGCCATCGCCGGGCAGCTGACGGCGGAATCGACGCGCGAGCAGGCCAAGTCCGGCCTGAACCTGTGCAGTGCCGACGAATTCGCCACCCTGCAGCGCCTCAATAGCGACTACAACGCCAAATTCGGCTTTCCCTTCATCCTGGCCGTCAAGGGCCCGACGGGCGAAGGCTTGACGCGCCAGGACATCATCTCCACGTTTGCGCGCCGCCTGAAAAACCGCCACGCCGATGAACTGGCCGAATCGCTGCGGCAGATCAAGCGCATCGCCGAGCTGCGCCTGAACGAGCTGTTCGACGTGCGCCTGGACTTCGGCCCGACCATCATGCAGCAGGCCGAAACCCTGGCCGGCTGGAGCGACAGCGACTACAACCTGACCTGCGCCTACCTGACGCCGGCGCACCAAAAAACGGCTGCGCAGCTGGCCGACTGGATGCGGGAAGCCGGCATGCAGGTGCACGTCGACGCCGTCGGCAATGTCGTCGGCCGCTATCTGTCCGATACCCCCGGCGCGAAGACCCTGATGACGGGATCGCATTACGACACGGTGCGCAACGGCGGCAAGTACGATGGCCGCCTGGGGATCGTGCTGCCGATCGCCGTCGTGCGCCACCTGCACGAACGGGGCGAAAAGCTGCCGTTTCATTTCGAGGTCGTCGGCTTCGCCGAAGAGGAAGGCGTACGCTTCAAGAGCACGTTTTTGGGCAGCACGGCCGTCACGGGCAAGTTCGACGTATCGCTGCTGGAGCAGCGTGACACGGACGGCGTGAGCATGCGCGACGCGCTGGCCGCCGCCGGCCACGAAGCGGGCGCCATCGGCGCCATCGCGCGCGATCCCGCCGACTTGCTTGGCTATGTGGAAGTGCATATCGAACAGGGACCCGTGCTGCTCGAGCGCGACCTGCCGCTGGGGATCGTCACGGCGATTGCAGGCAGCTCGCGCTACCTGGTCAATCTGGGCGGCGTGGCCAGCCACGCGGGCACCACGCCCATGACCATGCGCAAGGACGCGGCCAGCGCGGCCGCCGAAATCATCCTGCTGGTGGAGCAGCGCTGCAGGCAGGGCGAAGCGCTGGTAGGCACCGTGGGCCAGCTGCACGTGCCCAACGGTTCCGTCAACGTGATCGCCGGCGCCTGCACCCTGTCGCTCGATATCCGCGCAGCTGTTGACGCCGTGCGCCAGAGTGCCGTCGACGATATTCTCGATGGCATCGCCTCCATCTGCGCGCGGCGCCAGATCGACTATCAGCTGGAACTGCTGCTGTCGGCGCGTGCGGCGCCGTGCGCGCCATGGCTGATGGCGCAGCTGGCGCAAGCCGTGGAATCAGTCGGCATCGAACCGTATGCGCTGCTGTCGGGCGCCGGCCACGACGCCATGGCCATGGCCGCCATCACCGACGTGGCGATGCTGTTTACCCGCTGCGGCAATGGCGGCATCAGCCACAACCCGCTGGAAACCATGACGGCCGACGACGCCGACATCGCGGCGCGCGCGCTGCTGGCGTTTTTACGCAACTTCCAGCCGAAGCCGTAA